In the Chlorobium limicola DSM 245 genome, one interval contains:
- a CDS encoding pseudouridine synthase, protein MKKRTAENREERLVRINRYLAMCGVASRRASDQLVEAGRVMINGSIILEPGLKVDPSVDEVIVDGSMLALPEGKKVYILFNKPKNVITTNSDEKNRETVLNYISVKERIYPVGRLDRKTTGVLLLTNDGNLAHKLMHPSSNVKKEYIAVLDKKFPHTLLLQLTGGMRLKDTGEKVSPCQAKILDEGFQVWLSIHEGKNHQVRRMFETLGFEVDKLERVAYAGLKVGDLRRGEWRALDRKEIQQLFQQAGGDV, encoded by the coding sequence ATGAAAAAGCGAACAGCAGAGAACAGAGAGGAACGTCTGGTAAGAATCAACAGGTATCTGGCAATGTGCGGCGTAGCATCCAGACGGGCTTCCGATCAGCTTGTCGAGGCCGGTCGGGTAATGATTAACGGCAGCATCATTCTGGAGCCCGGTCTGAAAGTGGATCCTTCGGTTGATGAAGTTATCGTTGACGGCAGTATGCTGGCTCTCCCGGAAGGGAAAAAGGTCTATATCCTTTTCAATAAGCCTAAAAATGTCATTACCACGAACAGCGACGAAAAAAACCGGGAAACGGTACTGAACTACATCAGTGTCAAAGAGCGGATTTATCCGGTCGGGCGGCTTGACAGGAAAACAACCGGGGTGTTATTACTCACAAACGATGGAAATCTTGCACATAAATTAATGCATCCTTCTTCAAATGTGAAAAAGGAGTATATTGCGGTATTGGATAAAAAATTTCCGCATACGCTTTTGCTTCAGCTGACGGGAGGTATGCGCCTGAAGGATACCGGTGAAAAGGTGAGCCCTTGCCAGGCAAAAATACTGGATGAAGGTTTTCAGGTTTGGCTGAGTATTCACGAAGGAAAAAACCACCAGGTCAGAAGAATGTTCGAAACTCTCGGTTTCGAAGTCGATAAGCTTGAGCGCGTGGCCTATGCAGGCCTGAAAGTCGGTGATCTCCGGAGAGGTGAGTGGAGGGCCCTCGACCGTAAAGAGATTCAGCAGCTTTTTCAGCAGGCAGGAGGCGACGTCTGA
- the nikR gene encoding nickel-responsive transcriptional regulator NikR → MSELYRFGISLEKTLIDAFDRHISAQHYKSRSEALRDLIREELLKKQWREGGSVAGAIVMTYDHHKRELLNMLLDIQHDFQETIISTQHVHLDHHHCLEIIAVRGTADQVEKLATQLKVQAGVKHLSLSISTAG, encoded by the coding sequence ATGAGCGAACTCTATCGATTCGGAATATCCCTTGAAAAAACACTGATCGATGCCTTTGACCGCCATATCAGTGCACAGCACTATAAAAGCCGTTCCGAAGCGCTCCGCGATCTCATCCGCGAAGAGCTGCTGAAAAAGCAGTGGCGTGAAGGCGGCTCGGTCGCCGGCGCTATCGTCATGACCTACGATCACCACAAACGGGAACTGCTCAACATGCTGCTTGACATCCAGCATGATTTTCAGGAAACGATAATTTCCACACAGCACGTTCATCTCGACCATCACCACTGTCTTGAAATCATCGCCGTCAGGGGAACCGCCGATCAAGTGGAAAAACTCGCAACGCAGCTCAAGGTGCAGGCGGGCGTCAAACATCTCAGCCTCAGCATTTCGACTGCAGGGTAA
- a CDS encoding energy-coupling factor ABC transporter permease — translation MHMSDALLSPAVGGAFWAASAALIAYSAKKIAGEQDGMKTPLMGVLGAFVFAAQMINFTIPGTGSSGHLGGGLLLTVLLGPYRALLTLASVLLVQSLFFADGGLLALGCNIFNLAFFPAFIAYPFLYRVIAGQSLSTGRVAAASITAAAAGLLMGAFSVVLQTTLSGISELPFGTFVLFMLPIHLAIGIVEGLVTMAVLVFVAKTEPSMLSLQPKPTGKPSFILGSFIVAALAVGGVLSWFASSRPDGLEWSMAKVSGQEELEGKEAPIHETLRSLQEKIAFLPDYGFRTAAEPAAETMDSKETPVNAGTTVSGIAGSFLVLLLSGAAGLLFRKKMPAMKNGQ, via the coding sequence ATGCATATGTCTGATGCACTGCTCTCGCCCGCAGTCGGAGGAGCATTCTGGGCGGCAAGCGCAGCCCTCATCGCATACAGCGCAAAAAAAATCGCCGGTGAACAGGATGGCATGAAAACCCCGCTGATGGGTGTTCTTGGAGCCTTCGTCTTTGCCGCCCAAATGATCAACTTCACGATTCCCGGCACCGGATCGAGCGGCCATCTCGGAGGAGGACTGCTTCTGACGGTGCTTCTCGGCCCTTATCGCGCATTGCTCACCCTCGCTTCCGTGCTGCTGGTGCAATCGCTGTTCTTTGCCGACGGAGGGTTGCTCGCCCTGGGATGCAATATTTTCAACCTTGCATTTTTTCCTGCTTTCATCGCCTATCCGTTTCTCTACCGGGTCATTGCCGGTCAATCCCTCTCCACAGGAAGAGTCGCTGCGGCAAGTATTACCGCCGCGGCAGCAGGCCTCCTGATGGGTGCGTTTTCCGTCGTCCTCCAGACCACCCTGTCGGGCATCAGCGAACTGCCTTTCGGAACCTTCGTGCTCTTTATGCTCCCGATCCATCTTGCCATCGGCATAGTAGAAGGTCTTGTCACCATGGCGGTTCTGGTGTTCGTAGCAAAAACCGAGCCGTCGATGCTCTCACTGCAGCCGAAACCGACCGGCAAACCGTCATTCATACTCGGTTCGTTCATCGTTGCGGCCCTTGCAGTCGGAGGAGTACTCTCATGGTTCGCGTCGTCACGGCCTGACGGTCTTGAATGGTCGATGGCAAAAGTATCGGGACAGGAAGAACTTGAGGGCAAGGAAGCCCCGATTCACGAAACGCTCCGTTCCCTACAGGAAAAAATCGCCTTTCTCCCCGATTACGGATTCAGAACAGCCGCCGAACCAGCTGCTGAAACGATGGACTCCAAAGAAACTCCGGTCAATGCAGGCACGACGGTATCGGGCATTGCCGGAAGTTTTCTGGTACTGCTTCTTTCCGGTGCAGCCGGGTTGCTGTTCCGTAAAAAAATGCCGGCAATGAAGAACGGTCAATGA
- the hisA gene encoding 1-(5-phosphoribosyl)-5-[(5-phosphoribosylamino)methylideneamino]imidazole-4-carboxamide isomerase, whose amino-acid sequence MLIIPAIDIKDGKCVRLTRGDFNQQKIYLDNPRDMAIIWRKQNAKMLHIVDLDAALTGEMVNFERIKEIVEELDIPIQVGGGIRSLEAVKRYLDIGVSRVVIGSAAVTNPELIGELLKTYRPSRIVVGIDAENGIPKIKGWTESSGMKDYELALQMKQMGIERIIYTDISRDGMMQGFGYETTRRFAEKAGMKITASGGVTSSEDLKRLVQLQKYGVDSVIIGKALYECNFPCQEMWYNYEGGICLDHNFSTARKR is encoded by the coding sequence ATGCTGATTATTCCTGCTATCGATATAAAAGACGGTAAATGTGTTCGCCTTACCAGAGGCGATTTCAACCAGCAGAAAATTTACCTCGACAACCCCCGCGATATGGCTATTATCTGGCGCAAGCAAAACGCCAAGATGCTCCATATTGTCGATCTCGATGCTGCTCTGACCGGAGAGATGGTCAATTTCGAGAGAATAAAAGAGATTGTTGAAGAACTTGATATACCTATTCAGGTTGGCGGAGGCATCCGCTCCCTTGAAGCCGTAAAACGATATCTCGATATCGGCGTGAGCCGTGTGGTTATCGGTTCTGCTGCAGTTACCAATCCCGAGCTCATCGGGGAGCTCCTTAAAACGTATCGTCCGTCGCGTATCGTTGTCGGTATCGATGCAGAAAACGGTATTCCGAAAATCAAGGGATGGACGGAGAGCAGCGGAATGAAAGACTACGAGCTCGCCCTGCAAATGAAGCAGATGGGTATCGAGCGAATCATCTACACCGATATCAGCCGTGACGGCATGATGCAGGGATTCGGTTATGAGACCACCAGACGTTTTGCCGAGAAGGCAGGGATGAAAATTACCGCGTCAGGAGGTGTTACCAGTTCGGAAGACCTGAAAAGACTTGTGCAGCTCCAGAAGTACGGGGTCGATTCGGTTATTATCGGCAAAGCGCTCTACGAGTGTAATTTTCCATGTCAGGAGATGTGGTACAATTATGAGGGCGGGATCTGCCTCGACCATAATTTCTCAACTGCAAGAAAACGGTAA
- the gltA gene encoding NADPH-dependent glutamate synthase yields the protein MDLKPMTTKERLAIPRQTMPAQDPAERVRNFNEVNLGYTPEIAQKEAMRCIQCKDPICIKGCPVNIKIDKFIKLIAEGNFLGAAKKIKEDNILPAICGRVCPQEDQCEKVCVLTKKYTPVAIGNLERFAADYEREHGQIELPEVQASTGKKIAVIGSGPAGLSCANDLARFGHSVTVFEALHELGGVLMYGIPEFRLPKDIVKIEIEGLKKIGVEFVANTVVGRSVTIDELMNDEHFDAVFIGVGAGLPWFMGIPGENLLGVYAANEFLTRVNLMQSYTFPENDTPVFDCKGKNIAVFGGGNTAMDAVRTAKRLGAEHAYIVYRRSEAEMPARAEEIHNAKEEGIEFLLLMNPVEFIGNEQQWLTGVKCLRMELGEPDDSGRRKPVPVQGSEFVLPVDMAVISIGNGSNPLIKQTTPEIEVSRRDTIVVDINTMATSKENVYAGGDIVTGGATVILAMGAGRTAAKAIHEQLSEQASNPL from the coding sequence ATGGACTTAAAACCTATGACGACCAAGGAGCGCCTTGCCATACCGCGCCAGACCATGCCTGCACAGGATCCTGCCGAGCGGGTTCGGAACTTCAATGAGGTCAACCTCGGCTATACACCCGAGATAGCACAGAAAGAGGCCATGCGCTGCATTCAGTGCAAGGACCCCATATGCATCAAGGGCTGTCCCGTAAATATCAAAATAGACAAGTTCATCAAACTGATCGCGGAGGGAAATTTTCTCGGAGCCGCAAAAAAAATCAAGGAGGACAACATTCTTCCGGCAATCTGCGGCAGGGTGTGCCCCCAGGAAGATCAGTGCGAAAAAGTATGCGTTCTGACCAAAAAGTATACCCCGGTGGCTATCGGAAACCTTGAACGGTTTGCCGCCGATTACGAACGTGAACATGGACAGATCGAGCTGCCTGAAGTGCAGGCGTCGACAGGGAAAAAAATAGCCGTTATCGGCAGCGGGCCGGCCGGCCTGAGCTGTGCGAACGATCTGGCCCGTTTCGGCCACTCCGTTACGGTTTTCGAGGCACTGCATGAACTCGGAGGCGTTCTGATGTATGGAATTCCGGAATTCCGGCTTCCGAAGGATATTGTAAAGATCGAAATCGAGGGACTGAAAAAGATCGGGGTAGAGTTTGTCGCCAATACCGTTGTCGGACGATCGGTTACCATCGATGAACTGATGAATGATGAGCATTTCGATGCCGTCTTTATCGGAGTTGGAGCCGGTCTGCCGTGGTTTATGGGCATTCCCGGCGAAAACCTTCTCGGGGTTTATGCCGCCAACGAGTTTCTCACGAGGGTAAACCTGATGCAGTCCTATACCTTCCCTGAGAACGACACCCCGGTTTTCGATTGCAAAGGGAAAAATATCGCCGTCTTCGGTGGCGGCAATACCGCTATGGATGCCGTTCGTACCGCGAAAAGACTTGGAGCGGAACATGCCTATATCGTCTATCGTCGTTCTGAAGCCGAAATGCCGGCCCGCGCCGAAGAGATTCATAATGCGAAAGAGGAAGGCATCGAATTTCTGCTGCTGATGAACCCGGTCGAATTTATCGGTAACGAGCAGCAGTGGCTGACCGGAGTGAAGTGCCTCCGGATGGAGCTGGGAGAGCCGGACGATTCCGGTCGCCGTAAACCGGTACCGGTACAAGGTTCGGAATTCGTGCTGCCTGTCGATATGGCGGTAATCTCCATAGGAAACGGCTCGAATCCGCTCATCAAGCAGACAACTCCCGAAATCGAAGTCAGCAGAAGGGACACCATCGTCGTCGATATCAACACCATGGCAACCTCCAAAGAGAACGTGTATGCCGGAGGCGATATCGTCACAGGCGGCGCTACCGTCATTCTGGCCATGGGGGCGGGACGTACGGCTGCGAAAGCCATTCATGAACAGCTCTCGGAGCAGGCATCGAATCCCCTATGA
- a CDS encoding ComEA family DNA-binding protein: MHPFFFFRKRLTVHRVMAFLPLFFILFDGNAQLHAESLQDLFDQERLSGNIEHLQERLDELKERKIDINEAEPEALRELPWLNGGDVLTIIDYRRSKGRFISLRQLQDVIGREKAVAISPYIDFFGVKERALAEKKVQTPEVVTGSYAGRILWDTTPRNGLFPTAKNPVPRYAGDEYKLYNRFQLNYANYRLSMVHDKDIGEPDAADFLSLSIAASDLGIVKTAVLGNYEINAGQGLLIGQSRFLSKGSEPSNSVRLSSKRLSAYGSSSEYGFFQGAAATIDFSPFEVTAFYSANKVDAVINKKTALITSFNDSGYHRTTTERDRKDNVTEIVYGASALYRYSSGPVSGKVGGTWLRYDYGEPMAVLDEEHQSSALGSLEADVSIGRLGLFGEAACSERPEGSVSWIAGAEYQLFKKVNLLLAVRDYAEGYYSPFAGAFAERGDGGSNERGVYLGIDAALSSKVSVGAYYDWFRFPKLDSKDYPYPSSGYDTRFFLDWKQSRAVTWTLQLQHKEKEVALKQCPDGAGSCDEEEELYAPLGKVTDRVRLDCDIDALRKLTLRTRGEVKRVVKEYLAGDESCYGWLVYQQAGYKAGKFGLKGRFTIFNTDDYDASIYVYEDDLPLVFNSTGFNGRGKAFFILGTWDVTKNLKLAGKFETTWYDDREVYGDSTDQRNTSAPGTFHFGCSLKF, encoded by the coding sequence ATGCATCCCTTCTTTTTTTTCCGGAAACGCCTGACTGTTCATCGGGTTATGGCGTTTCTTCCCCTGTTTTTTATTCTCTTCGACGGTAACGCGCAACTTCATGCGGAAAGTCTTCAGGATCTGTTCGATCAGGAACGTCTGTCGGGTAACATCGAGCATCTGCAGGAGCGTCTCGATGAGCTGAAAGAGAGAAAGATCGATATCAATGAGGCGGAGCCGGAGGCGTTGCGCGAGCTGCCCTGGCTGAACGGTGGCGACGTGCTGACCATCATCGATTACAGGCGGTCGAAAGGTCGTTTCATATCATTGCGACAGCTGCAGGATGTTATCGGGCGGGAAAAAGCCGTGGCCATCTCTCCCTACATTGACTTTTTCGGCGTGAAGGAGCGGGCGCTTGCAGAGAAGAAGGTTCAAACGCCGGAGGTCGTGACCGGCAGTTATGCCGGCAGGATTCTCTGGGATACCACTCCGCGCAACGGACTTTTCCCTACCGCGAAAAATCCCGTCCCGCGCTATGCCGGTGACGAATACAAGCTCTATAACCGGTTTCAGCTCAATTATGCGAATTACCGGCTCAGTATGGTCCACGACAAGGATATCGGAGAACCTGATGCTGCCGACTTTCTTTCGCTGAGCATTGCCGCGTCGGATCTTGGCATCGTGAAAACTGCCGTATTGGGCAATTACGAGATCAATGCCGGGCAGGGTCTTCTCATAGGGCAGAGCCGTTTTCTGTCGAAAGGCTCTGAACCGTCAAACAGTGTCAGGCTTTCGTCAAAACGGCTATCTGCCTACGGGTCAAGTTCGGAGTATGGCTTTTTCCAGGGTGCTGCGGCCACCATCGATTTCTCTCCCTTTGAAGTGACCGCTTTTTATTCGGCTAACAAGGTCGATGCCGTTATCAATAAAAAAACGGCTTTGATTACAAGTTTCAATGATTCGGGTTATCATCGTACCACCACGGAGCGCGACCGTAAAGATAATGTGACAGAAATTGTTTATGGAGCCAGCGCGCTCTACCGTTATTCTTCCGGACCGGTTTCCGGAAAAGTCGGAGGCACCTGGCTTCGCTATGATTACGGAGAACCTATGGCGGTTCTCGACGAAGAGCATCAATCGTCGGCGCTCGGCAGCCTGGAGGCCGATGTCAGTATCGGCCGGTTAGGCCTTTTCGGAGAGGCGGCCTGCTCGGAAAGACCTGAAGGCAGCGTTTCGTGGATAGCCGGCGCGGAATATCAGCTTTTTAAGAAAGTCAATCTGCTCCTTGCCGTCAGGGATTATGCAGAGGGCTATTATTCTCCGTTTGCAGGCGCCTTCGCAGAGCGGGGAGACGGCGGTTCGAACGAACGGGGCGTCTATCTGGGCATCGATGCTGCCCTCAGCAGCAAGGTATCCGTCGGGGCATATTACGACTGGTTCCGGTTCCCGAAACTCGACTCCAAGGACTATCCATATCCTTCTTCAGGGTATGACACGCGGTTTTTCCTTGACTGGAAGCAATCTCGTGCTGTGACCTGGACCCTGCAGCTTCAGCACAAGGAAAAGGAGGTCGCTCTCAAGCAGTGTCCCGATGGCGCCGGTTCATGTGATGAGGAGGAAGAGCTCTATGCGCCCTTGGGGAAAGTAACCGACAGGGTCAGACTGGATTGCGATATCGATGCTTTGCGCAAGCTTACCCTGAGAACGCGCGGGGAGGTGAAGCGGGTTGTGAAAGAGTATCTTGCCGGCGACGAGTCCTGCTATGGATGGCTTGTCTATCAGCAGGCGGGATACAAAGCCGGAAAGTTCGGCCTGAAAGGGCGGTTTACGATTTTCAATACCGATGATTATGATGCATCCATTTATGTGTACGAAGACGATCTGCCTCTGGTGTTCAATTCGACAGGTTTCAACGGCAGGGGAAAAGCGTTTTTCATTCTGGGAACCTGGGATGTGACGAAAAATCTGAAGCTTGCCGGGAAATTCGAAACGACCTGGTATGACGACAGGGAGGTATACGGCGATAGTACCGATCAGCGAAATACCAGCGCTCCGGGAACATTCCATTTTGGTTGTTCCCTGAAGTTCTGA
- a CDS encoding sulfide/dihydroorotate dehydrogenase-like FAD/NAD-binding protein gives MYNIVSAIFLAENIKKIEIQAPRIAKKRKAGQFVMIRVGEHGERIPLTIAGSDPEQGTITIIVQGMGKSTRELNLKETGDTIHDIVGPLGTPSHIENFGTAVSIGGGVGTAIAYPTAVALKEAGNFVITINGARSRDLVILENEMKAVSDEAYITTDDGSYGFHGFVTQKLQELIDSGKTIDYVLAIGPIPMMKAVAEVTRPYGIHTVVSLNPVMVDGTGMCGGCRVTVDNETRFACVDGPEFDAHKVDFKNLSDRNRMYLPEEKQSVETFSHKCRLGQHH, from the coding sequence ATGTACAACATTGTTTCTGCTATTTTTTTAGCTGAAAATATCAAAAAAATTGAAATACAAGCTCCCCGCATAGCTAAAAAAAGAAAAGCAGGGCAGTTTGTCATGATCAGGGTGGGAGAACACGGAGAGAGAATCCCGCTTACCATTGCCGGTTCAGATCCTGAACAGGGCACCATAACCATCATTGTCCAGGGCATGGGCAAGTCAACCCGGGAGCTGAACCTGAAAGAAACCGGTGATACCATTCATGATATAGTCGGCCCTCTCGGCACGCCTTCCCACATTGAAAATTTCGGTACCGCCGTCAGTATCGGCGGAGGAGTGGGCACGGCAATAGCCTATCCTACAGCCGTTGCACTCAAAGAAGCCGGAAACTTCGTGATCACCATCAACGGCGCACGCTCCAGGGATCTGGTCATTCTCGAAAATGAAATGAAGGCGGTCAGCGATGAAGCGTACATAACCACGGATGACGGTTCATACGGGTTTCATGGCTTTGTCACCCAGAAACTGCAGGAGCTGATCGATTCAGGAAAAACCATCGATTACGTTCTCGCCATCGGTCCGATACCGATGATGAAGGCAGTTGCGGAAGTCACCCGTCCTTACGGCATCCATACTGTCGTGAGCCTGAATCCGGTAATGGTTGACGGAACCGGCATGTGCGGAGGCTGCCGGGTCACCGTTGACAATGAGACCCGGTTTGCCTGTGTTGACGGGCCTGAATTCGATGCACATAAAGTCGACTTCAAAAACCTCTCCGACAGGAACAGAATGTACCTGCCGGAAGAGAAACAGTCTGTCGAAACGTTTTCGCACAAGTGCCGCCTCGGCCAGCATCACTAA
- the hisH gene encoding imidazole glycerol phosphate synthase subunit HisH, with protein MIFIADYGAGNLHSVKKAFDYLGIKAMVSSDPGKLSGHSKVLLPGVGAFGQAIDSLNASGFTEAVLEHLDKGGQLLGICLGMQLLLGESEEMGVHQGIDLVPGKVLRFRSETDKIPQIGWNSVDLKKECVLFKGIEDHSFFYFVHSYYCEPANPGDIAATTWFAGKNFCSAIEKNGIFAVQFHPEKSSEAGLQVLKNFAGC; from the coding sequence ATGATTTTTATTGCCGATTACGGGGCGGGAAACCTCCACTCAGTCAAGAAAGCTTTCGATTACCTGGGCATCAAAGCCATGGTCAGCAGCGATCCGGGGAAACTGTCGGGACACAGCAAAGTGCTTCTGCCCGGCGTAGGAGCTTTCGGTCAGGCCATTGACTCACTCAACGCTTCCGGATTTACCGAAGCCGTTCTCGAACATCTCGACAAAGGGGGGCAACTGCTTGGCATATGCCTCGGCATGCAGTTGCTTCTGGGCGAAAGTGAAGAAATGGGCGTTCATCAGGGGATCGATCTGGTTCCGGGAAAGGTTCTTCGATTCAGAAGCGAAACCGATAAAATTCCCCAGATCGGCTGGAATTCCGTCGATCTGAAGAAAGAGTGCGTCTTGTTCAAAGGAATCGAAGATCACTCCTTTTTTTATTTTGTGCACTCTTATTACTGCGAACCGGCGAATCCAGGGGATATAGCGGCAACGACCTGGTTCGCCGGAAAAAATTTCTGTTCGGCCATTGAAAAAAATGGTATTTTCGCTGTACAGTTTCATCCGGAAAAAAGCTCTGAAGCCGGACTTCAGGTTCTGAAAAATTTTGCCGGATGTTAA
- the scpB gene encoding SMC-Scp complex subunit ScpB — translation MHEPELPLSQQIEAVIFASEEAVTLSSIRQITGAEISLSQLDLLISALNDGYAASGLTFRIHRIAGGYRFLTEPRFCELLKRIQAPKVRRKLSNSILEVLSVIAYKQPVTKGEIQQLRGTAPDYAVDRLLERGFITVYGRADSPGRPLQYGTTDDFLDLFGLHSLRDLPKLREIREILQEHEEQEYLAGKADNDCRDSINNDE, via the coding sequence GTGCATGAACCTGAATTGCCATTGTCGCAGCAGATTGAAGCTGTGATTTTCGCTTCCGAGGAAGCCGTAACGCTCTCTTCGATCAGGCAAATTACGGGCGCGGAGATTTCACTCTCTCAGCTCGATCTGCTGATTTCTGCCCTGAACGACGGCTATGCTGCCTCAGGGCTTACATTCCGCATCCATCGCATTGCGGGTGGTTACCGGTTTCTCACCGAACCCCGGTTCTGCGAGCTTCTTAAAAGAATACAGGCGCCGAAAGTTCGCCGAAAACTATCGAATTCGATACTCGAGGTGCTTTCGGTTATCGCCTACAAACAGCCTGTTACCAAGGGTGAAATCCAGCAGCTTCGGGGAACGGCTCCCGATTATGCCGTGGATCGTCTGCTTGAAAGAGGTTTTATTACCGTATATGGACGGGCAGATTCTCCCGGACGTCCGCTCCAGTACGGAACGACAGATGACTTTCTCGATTTGTTCGGCCTGCATTCACTCAGGGATCTGCCGAAATTGAGGGAGATCAGGGAGATTCTGCAGGAACATGAAGAACAGGAATATCTTGCAGGAAAAGCTGATAACGATTGTCGGGATTCCATAAACAATGATGAGTAG
- a CDS encoding L-threonylcarbamoyladenylate synthase, whose protein sequence is MQTVVTDSPEEAARCLNEGGVVAFPTETVYGLGAAICHTEAIERIFAAKGRPGDNPLIVHIADPGDLMKVASHVSSDAKKLVLHFFPGPLTLVLKKNSSVPDSVTAGLDTVGVRCPSNSDATAFLKRCRCPVAAPSANVSGRPSSTSWDAVLHDLDGKIDCILKGAPSDIGLESTIVDCSGETPLLLRTGAVTIENLREVVPSIRTADSLRQHEIPKSPGLKYPHYAPEARIVLLGAGERIDADSEQRTSAYIGLSLPAAEQFALVKHCCNIEEYARVLFDFFRLCDSRKISFIYCELPPAEGLGRAVGDRLSRAAAGR, encoded by the coding sequence ATGCAGACCGTCGTCACCGACTCACCTGAAGAAGCCGCCCGCTGCCTGAATGAGGGCGGGGTTGTGGCATTTCCTACTGAAACCGTTTATGGCCTCGGAGCCGCGATCTGTCACACTGAAGCCATCGAGCGAATTTTCGCGGCAAAGGGACGACCCGGTGACAACCCGCTGATCGTGCATATCGCAGATCCCGGCGATCTCATGAAGGTAGCTTCGCATGTCAGCAGCGATGCCAAAAAGCTTGTCCTGCATTTTTTTCCGGGACCGCTGACGCTCGTTCTGAAAAAAAACAGTTCGGTGCCTGACTCCGTAACAGCAGGTCTCGATACCGTTGGCGTTCGCTGTCCGTCAAACAGCGATGCTACGGCATTTCTGAAACGCTGCCGATGTCCGGTAGCCGCACCCTCTGCAAACGTCTCCGGACGTCCGAGTTCGACCAGTTGGGATGCCGTACTGCACGATCTGGACGGAAAGATAGACTGCATTCTGAAGGGGGCGCCAAGCGACATCGGACTCGAATCGACCATCGTCGATTGCTCGGGAGAAACGCCCCTGCTCCTCAGAACCGGAGCTGTCACCATAGAAAATCTCCGGGAGGTTGTTCCTTCGATCAGAACAGCAGACTCCCTGCGACAGCATGAGATACCGAAAAGTCCCGGACTGAAATACCCTCATTATGCCCCTGAAGCAAGGATTGTGCTTCTCGGCGCAGGAGAACGCATCGACGCTGACAGCGAACAGCGCACCTCGGCTTATATCGGATTATCCCTTCCTGCGGCAGAGCAGTTTGCTCTTGTAAAGCACTGCTGCAACATTGAAGAGTACGCCAGGGTATTATTCGATTTTTTCCGGTTGTGCGATTCCCGCAAGATCAGCTTCATTTATTGTGAACTGCCTCCGGCAGAAGGCCTCGGACGGGCTGTCGGCGACCGGCTGAGCCGCGCAGCAGCCGGCCGCTGA
- a CDS encoding transporter, translating into MLKKIRLVTATAVSLLSAAPVFGAHPLVTDDTGTQGKGKIQIELNSEFAWNRTDADGSEVKENTGETALALSYGLTETIDVVAGIPFGWYTLEENGTTLCDDSGIGDMSVELKWRVYENEENGLSFAVKPGISIPTGDERKGFGSGEVSPGLTLIATHEGDFGSLHANVGYSRNNYKNEDDDAASRNDLWHASFAAELNMTDNLRSVANIGIETNEDITSDTHPVFLIGGLICSISEDLDLDIGLKYGLNEAETDTALLAGLAARF; encoded by the coding sequence ATGCTGAAAAAAATCCGCCTCGTTACTGCAACTGCAGTTTCGCTGCTCTCTGCAGCACCCGTTTTTGGCGCTCACCCGCTCGTTACCGACGATACCGGTACCCAGGGAAAGGGAAAAATCCAGATCGAGCTGAACAGTGAATTCGCATGGAACAGAACGGATGCCGACGGTTCGGAAGTGAAGGAGAATACCGGAGAAACCGCTTTGGCCCTCTCGTACGGACTTACCGAAACTATCGACGTTGTTGCCGGCATTCCCTTCGGATGGTACACCCTTGAAGAAAACGGCACAACGCTTTGCGATGACAGCGGAATCGGCGATATGAGCGTGGAGCTCAAGTGGCGGGTTTACGAAAACGAAGAGAACGGACTCAGTTTTGCCGTTAAACCGGGCATTTCGATTCCGACCGGTGATGAACGGAAAGGATTCGGAAGCGGAGAGGTCTCCCCCGGCCTGACGCTGATCGCAACCCATGAAGGCGATTTCGGCTCGCTGCACGCCAATGTCGGATACTCCCGCAATAATTACAAAAACGAGGACGACGATGCTGCATCCCGGAATGATCTCTGGCATGCATCGTTTGCCGCAGAGCTGAACATGACCGATAACCTTCGTTCGGTCGCCAACATCGGGATTGAAACCAACGAGGATATAACCAGCGACACGCATCCGGTCTTTCTCATCGGAGGGCTCATCTGCAGCATTTCCGAAGATCTTGATCTCGATATCGGACTGAAGTACGGACTGAACGAAGCTGAAACCGATACCGCTCTTCTGGCCGGCCTGGCTGCGAGATTCTGA